From Paracoccus aminovorans, one genomic window encodes:
- the xth gene encoding exodeoxyribonuclease III, with translation MKIATFNINGVRARIETLTGWLSEAEPDVVVLQEIKCQDEGFPREPIADLGYNIETHGQKGFNGVAILSKLPLEDVTRGLPGDDTDEQARYIEATVVGHRALRVAGLYLPNGNPQPGPKFDYKLAWMQRLHDHARQLLATEMPVLMMGDYNVIPEARDAARPEKWLDDALFRPESRAAFRRILHQGWIEAVRLRDADGSRGPFTFWDYQAGAWQRDDGIRIDHVLLSPQAADLLIDLGIDRDERAKDKPSDHVPVWVDLDA, from the coding sequence ATGAAAATCGCGACATTCAACATCAACGGCGTCCGCGCCCGGATCGAGACCCTGACCGGCTGGCTTTCCGAGGCTGAGCCCGACGTCGTGGTCCTGCAAGAGATCAAGTGCCAGGACGAGGGCTTCCCGCGCGAGCCCATCGCCGACCTCGGCTACAATATCGAGACGCATGGGCAAAAGGGCTTCAACGGCGTCGCCATCCTGTCGAAGCTGCCGCTCGAGGACGTGACCCGCGGCCTGCCGGGCGATGACACCGACGAACAGGCGCGCTATATCGAGGCGACGGTGGTCGGCCATCGGGCGTTGCGGGTGGCGGGGCTCTACCTGCCCAACGGCAATCCGCAGCCGGGACCGAAATTCGACTACAAGCTGGCTTGGATGCAGCGCCTGCACGACCACGCGCGCCAATTGCTCGCGACCGAAATGCCGGTGCTGATGATGGGCGACTACAACGTGATCCCCGAGGCCCGCGATGCCGCCAGACCGGAAAAATGGCTGGACGACGCGCTCTTCCGGCCCGAAAGCCGCGCCGCCTTCCGCCGCATCCTGCACCAGGGCTGGATCGAGGCGGTGCGGCTGCGCGACGCGGACGGCAGTCGCGGTCCCTTCACCTTCTGGGACTACCAAGCCGGCGCCTGGCAAAGGGACGACGGCATCCGCATCGATCACGTGCTGCTGTCGCCGCAGGCGGCCGACCTGCTGATCGATCTGGGCATCGACCGCGACGAACGCGCCAAGGACAAGCCCAGCGACCATGTCCCGGTCTGGGTCGACCTGGACGCCTGA
- a CDS encoding IS3 family transposase (programmed frameshift), which produces MRKHRNHDAGFKARVALEAVKGERTVSELAAEYGVHPTMIHQWKKALLEGAADIFERGSRKPVEVDEETVRSLHAKIGELAVVNDFLSRKAQAVDRKMRRGMIERDHPALSIGVQCRLLSISRSSFYHEPLGETEVNLALMQLIDRQFLDTPFYGVRQMTWHLQNEGHGVNQKRIRRLMRLMRLMPIYQKPNTSKPRKGHKTYSYLLGGLRVDRPGQVWCADITYLPMRRGFLYLVAIMDWFTRKVLAWRISNTLEADFCLEALNEAIHRFGAPGIMNTDQGSQFTSFAWTDRLKRVGTRISMDGKGRCIDNVFIERLWRSLKYECVYLHAWETGSQAKTAIGRWITFYNHQRPHAAHGGQPPAVDYFNQIETDQ; this is translated from the exons ATGAGGAAGCACAGGAACCATGACGCGGGCTTCAAGGCGCGGGTGGCATTGGAAGCCGTGAAGGGCGAGCGCACGGTATCGGAGCTGGCGGCCGAATACGGCGTGCATCCGACGATGATCCATCAATGGAAGAAAGCGCTGTTGGAAGGCGCTGCGGATATCTTCGAGCGGGGCAGTCGGAAGCCGGTGGAGGTGGACGAGGAGACGGTCCGATCGCTGCATGCCAAGATCGGAGAACTGGCTGTCGTCAACGATTTTTTGTCACGAA AAGCTCAAGCCGTGGACCGGAAAATGAGGCGCGGGATGATCGAGCGGGACCATCCTGCGCTGTCGATCGGCGTGCAGTGCCGCTTGCTGTCGATCTCGCGCTCGTCGTTCTACCACGAGCCATTAGGTGAGACGGAAGTGAACCTGGCTCTGATGCAGCTGATCGACCGGCAGTTCCTGGATACACCCTTCTATGGCGTCCGGCAGATGACCTGGCATCTGCAGAACGAGGGTCACGGTGTGAACCAGAAGCGAATCCGGCGGCTGATGCGGCTCATGCGCTTGATGCCGATCTACCAGAAACCCAACACCAGCAAGCCGAGAAAGGGCCACAAGACCTATTCCTACCTGCTGGGCGGGCTGCGCGTGGACCGCCCCGGTCAGGTCTGGTGCGCCGACATTACCTACCTGCCGATGCGGCGCGGCTTCCTGTATCTCGTCGCCATCATGGACTGGTTCACCCGCAAGGTGCTGGCGTGGCGGATATCGAACACGCTGGAGGCCGACTTCTGCCTCGAGGCGCTGAACGAGGCCATCCATCGCTTCGGCGCGCCCGGGATCATGAACACGGATCAGGGCAGCCAGTTCACATCCTTCGCCTGGACGGATCGCCTGAAGCGGGTCGGCACCCGGATCTCGATGGACGGCAAAGGGCGCTGCATCGACAACGTCTTCATCGAGCGTCTGTGGCGATCCCTGAAGTATGAATGCGTTTACCTGCACGCCTGGGAGACCGGCTCGCAGGCCAAGACTGCAATCGGTCGCTGGATCACCTTCTACAACCACCAGCGGCCCCACGCCGCCCATGGCGGACAGCCGCCCGCCGTGGACTACTTCAACCAGATCGAAACCGACCAGTAG